One window of the Dreissena polymorpha isolate Duluth1 chromosome 5, UMN_Dpol_1.0, whole genome shotgun sequence genome contains the following:
- the LOC127881827 gene encoding uncharacterized protein LOC127881827 isoform X2: protein MIFEVKNDDITQQEAAIPTKITGVPETMKLHQVVVKESGTVQSRILSCFCSLDCSCYQPVTTNFNVQPFANPVPLDDDSIVGPQNGADLPCQILNVPVSIDESLVDSYCLVEYDNKPYPGKITEVDDIGVKVSAMHCVGINRYFWPLHKDECWYEKDRIITMLPCEPEKLSGRHQALPLPIWEAVKDKYDL from the exons ATGATCTTCGAAGTGAAAAACGATGACATCACGCAACAGGAAGCTGCTATTCCAACAAAGATTACCGGCGTTCCAGAGACGATGAAACTCCATCAG GTTGTTGTCAAAGAAAGCGGGACAGTTCAGTCAAGAATCCTGAGTTGTTTCTGTTCACTGGATTGTTCATGTTACCAACCGGTTACAACCAATTTCAATGTCcag CCGTTTGCAAATCCCGTACCGTTGGATGACGACAGCATCGTAGGTCCACAAAACGGGGCTGATCTTCCTTGTCAG ATTCTCAATGTACCAGTCAGTATTGACGAGAGTCTAGTTGACAGCTATTGTTTGGTCGAGTATGATAACAAACCATATCCAGGAAAGATTACCGAAGTAGACGACATCGGTGTGAAAGTTAGTGCAATGCATTGTGTCGGTATCAATCGATATTTCTGGCCTTTACATAAGGACGAATGCTGGTACGAAAAAGATCGTATCATTACCATGTTACCCTGTGAACCAGAGAAGTTGAGTGGCCGTCACCAGGCCCTACCTCTACCAATATGGGAGGCAGTGAAAGACAAATATGATCTTTAA
- the LOC127881827 gene encoding uncharacterized protein LOC127881827 isoform X1, which produces MALTSGERSALWRKRQRNDTEKHEKYKQKERERYLKRKERGNIKLVHDMSEREKRSKRRACKYASEIQSVHFGSSKRQISIHTGVAYFKSKHISFATVSDDLKHSPPGIWAHLDPILLHIRRTTPDIDKIHFVSDGPTTQYRCKSNFYLFSTKIFEYGFVNGGSWNFMEAGHGKGAPDGIGAVVKREADTLVNTHETDITGASALMRGLEKLGSRLMIFEVKNDDITQQEAAIPTKITGVPETMKLHQVVVKESGTVQSRILSCFCSLDCSCYQPVTTNFNVQPFANPVPLDDDSIVGPQNGADLPCQILNVPVSIDESLVDSYCLVEYDNKPYPGKITEVDDIGVKVSAMHCVGINRYFWPLHKDECWYEKDRIITMLPCEPEKLSGRHQALPLPIWEAVKDKYDL; this is translated from the exons ATGGCGTTGACAAGCGGCGAAAGATCGGCGCTATGGCGCAAAAGACAGAGAAATGATACAGAAAAACACGAAAAGTACAAGCAAAAAGAAAGAGAGCGATATTTGAAAAGGAAGGAAAGGGGCAATATAAAATTAGTTCACGACATGTCCGAAAGAGAAAAAAGATCAAAGCGACGTGCATGTAAATATGCATCTGAGATTCAGAGTGTACATTTCGGTTCGTCAAAACGCCAAATTTCTATTCACACCGGTGTCGCCTATTTCAAATCCAAGCATATATCTTTCGCAACCGTATCGGACGATTTGAAACACTCCCCTCCTGGAATATGGGCACATCTCGATCCTATCCTCTTGCACATCCGGCGGACCACTCCTGACATCGATAAAATCCATTTCGTCTCCGATGGGCCTACCACACAATACAGGTGTAAATCAAATTTCTACCTCTTTTCTACGAAAATTTTCGAGTATGGCTTTGTAAATGGCGGAAGTTGGAATTTTATGGAGGCAGGACACGGCAAGGGCGCCCCTGATGGTATTGGAGCCGTAGTCAAGCGTGAGGCGGATACACTCGTCAACACCCATGAGACGGACATAACGGGTGCTAGTGCTTTAATGAGAG GTCTGGAGAAACTAGGAAGCCGTTTGATGATCTTCGAAGTGAAAAACGATGACATCACGCAACAGGAAGCTGCTATTCCAACAAAGATTACCGGCGTTCCAGAGACGATGAAACTCCATCAG GTTGTTGTCAAAGAAAGCGGGACAGTTCAGTCAAGAATCCTGAGTTGTTTCTGTTCACTGGATTGTTCATGTTACCAACCGGTTACAACCAATTTCAATGTCcag CCGTTTGCAAATCCCGTACCGTTGGATGACGACAGCATCGTAGGTCCACAAAACGGGGCTGATCTTCCTTGTCAG ATTCTCAATGTACCAGTCAGTATTGACGAGAGTCTAGTTGACAGCTATTGTTTGGTCGAGTATGATAACAAACCATATCCAGGAAAGATTACCGAAGTAGACGACATCGGTGTGAAAGTTAGTGCAATGCATTGTGTCGGTATCAATCGATATTTCTGGCCTTTACATAAGGACGAATGCTGGTACGAAAAAGATCGTATCATTACCATGTTACCCTGTGAACCAGAGAAGTTGAGTGGCCGTCACCAGGCCCTACCTCTACCAATATGGGAGGCAGTGAAAGACAAATATGATCTTTAA